From Alienimonas californiensis, a single genomic window includes:
- a CDS encoding AsmA-like C-terminal region-containing protein, whose translation MAPGRVGGENARPAAEVRGFVPNTPESAVRRALSVAVLLTLFAAPDPAAGQLTELFARGAEAVRRQANRAGDAADAATVTRTVNVRDVDLATLKARLARFGVKVPIEAEGKVSATVTVTVRLTQITQSGAITATGRITSPRLTLAPAPPAPGAAPADPAPAPADPNAAPPPPIEPIVLTDVVADLSLARGVLALDDLSVNLPVDGAFVGGAAIGGPVGTLTGSASLPLAGEETEATATLTATDVPLTVLWDRLGAGLPVAGGTFTGTVTARVPWPERGDPAAYEATAQVSATGLTVAGRAVDDLDAALALSDGTAELSRLTTLVAGQPLRGAASVEVVVPYAFEAAATSERFDLSILTALFPDGPPAWLPADLTGTLALNVQGDGVLEPPAGALTATLRGGSALQPDGENPDGENAENPGAEPLRVNGLAVTALSADLVANYSPRRGNEGDADLGNANPEGDGDAVGEDGPDSLELTNVVLRTEAGSVVGSATADLTGAGAWTADLTGTDLTPRLLEALPEPIRPPAGALSGDGSLTLRGTLVGTLEPGDLTAAELTLSGENLQVYDVPVLELAGNLAVANGEATLTDVRAVTDRGAFTGSAAVGPNGWTAEGRLGEVTEGIFDLIPVCVRPPEWLIARQGRFAAAGRARGPANPWGLEQVRADVRGTGLRLFSLPVETLSADLRLAEDRLTAADLRIAFEGDGDGEAAADEAERPSGGTLTGIAAVDFDRPDLPLTANLTLADLDLARLPADLLPPEYGLNGVAAANGRIDVRFTPPPDPDATDPNDPCVPRRSVRLAAADGSVTLRNPTLAMPGGGTIALTEASAKIDVADGTLQWRDLLLTAAPPARAGNGGGNAARGRLTGEGALGLTAPRPFRATLRWDEWPTDTLLPPLLGAAGFPPPAEVPGADGAAARSGRRGSTLGQIAATGTLEPFNLETAEGVLRASDVRLPALAPGLELPSLAAEVALTPERLTVSSLSARFLAPPDPGPDAEPRIGTLSASGSRSRQEPHPFAFKLDADGVPLAVLAPALTAVGNDSSGASGDGGPLGDLATGPGAFAGTVTLNADLTGSDDPADLRGDLSLSGHDVTAFGVGVDLLTLAAEADENVVRVNQLGVALGAAAASGRGELRTDGARAWAAAVNVTGADPRDLARRLAPVLPLAVREFGPDSPDSPVALGGALNFNLTANGKLGDPAAPADSPEAAAPWTADLNLIAERLDLEVPPDADFPGLGPVVLNDVKTTATLDHPARGRTRLTVERLAARLADGDLRVTASVPLPREEPAGPPLNSEPSVREPSVREPSVREPSVGGPAAAPVETEENGSATLAWVGGDVGALLTAASPRRFDPAAGGTEPPLTGAATVRAAAAWPAGRLSLKSVALNGRVTSDLLTVVRRSGAGRPVRLRDAILTAELAGGVGKGAVEARGFGGDFGAAAAFRPLPVAAAPSPAALAFAEPGPVTPMAATNPAAVPTVATPTAAASAAAADAIALFSGAAETGGGETGDDGFGAWPLRVVASAGVQNADLLELESVLRGRSGAAPSVRGQANLCLRFDSHPEGPPVDLAALLPGVAPPPGCAALPTRAPAEIDSLRPGRPAPRLTGTVRLRSVTWGGEQLVNDAILALDARDPTDWTGELRNGRYAGGTFQLTVGPPPGGDSTNGALQIELLLRDADADRAFAPVPWLGENVTGRLGIRLNGLLGVNAVMLRGQIELDRGQFLAANAPGRPGNDYLFDISRWRLPTELVYTPAAGSGRVRIGGASASVGGGTVEGGVDVQFGRSPGVGLDVDLNLRGVDSTVLTQGAGGNLTGGRVAGTVTLAGRAVDGLEDLEGEARLILVSPSPQGLPVLSALQPFLKFRGPATARTGELAVRLRNSVARIERLTLSGPGIRLYATGTAALPAGRLDLEVVADTGPRDVTGDVLLRLVEEAAGPTPVGFALRASRILRDRVVYLHVGGTVRNPRVQVQTGRQLQDEALRFLLGELFIPGGGAGAAGP comes from the coding sequence GTGGCGCCAGGCCGGGTCGGCGGGGAGAATGCCCGGCCCGCGGCGGAGGTCCGCGGCTTCGTCCCCAACACCCCGGAGTCCGCCGTGCGGCGTGCCCTGTCCGTCGCCGTATTGCTGACCCTGTTTGCGGCGCCCGATCCGGCCGCGGGGCAACTGACCGAGCTGTTCGCCCGCGGGGCGGAGGCAGTGCGGCGGCAGGCGAACCGGGCCGGCGACGCCGCCGACGCCGCCACCGTCACGCGGACCGTCAACGTGCGGGACGTGGACCTCGCCACCCTCAAGGCCCGGCTGGCACGCTTCGGGGTGAAGGTGCCGATCGAGGCGGAGGGCAAGGTCAGCGCCACGGTCACCGTGACCGTCCGGCTGACGCAAATCACGCAGTCCGGGGCGATCACCGCTACCGGGCGGATCACCTCCCCCCGGCTGACCCTCGCCCCCGCCCCGCCCGCCCCCGGCGCGGCTCCGGCCGATCCCGCCCCGGCCCCGGCCGACCCGAACGCGGCCCCGCCGCCGCCGATCGAGCCGATCGTGCTGACGGATGTGGTCGCGGACCTGTCGCTGGCCCGCGGGGTTCTCGCGCTGGACGACCTCTCCGTGAACCTGCCGGTGGACGGGGCCTTTGTCGGGGGGGCGGCGATCGGGGGGCCGGTCGGCACGCTGACGGGTTCCGCCTCGCTGCCGTTGGCGGGGGAGGAAACCGAGGCGACCGCGACCCTCACGGCGACGGACGTGCCGCTCACGGTGTTGTGGGACCGCTTGGGCGCCGGGCTGCCGGTCGCCGGGGGGACGTTTACCGGCACGGTTACCGCCCGCGTGCCTTGGCCGGAGCGGGGCGACCCGGCGGCCTATGAGGCGACGGCGCAGGTCTCCGCCACCGGCCTGACCGTCGCGGGCCGGGCGGTGGACGACTTGGACGCCGCCCTCGCCCTGAGCGACGGCACGGCCGAACTGAGCCGGCTGACGACGCTGGTCGCCGGGCAACCGCTGCGGGGGGCGGCGTCGGTGGAGGTGGTCGTCCCCTACGCGTTCGAAGCGGCGGCGACCAGCGAGCGGTTCGACCTCTCGATCCTCACCGCCCTGTTCCCCGACGGTCCGCCCGCCTGGCTGCCGGCGGACCTCACCGGCACGCTGGCCCTGAACGTGCAGGGCGACGGCGTGCTGGAGCCCCCGGCCGGCGCCCTCACCGCCACGCTGCGTGGCGGCTCCGCCCTGCAACCGGACGGCGAGAACCCAGACGGCGAGAACGCGGAGAACCCCGGGGCCGAACCGCTGCGGGTCAACGGGCTGGCGGTGACGGCCCTCAGCGCCGACCTCGTCGCCAACTACTCCCCCCGCCGCGGCAACGAGGGCGACGCCGACCTTGGCAATGCCAATCCTGAAGGCGACGGCGACGCCGTCGGCGAGGACGGCCCGGACTCGCTCGAACTGACGAACGTCGTGCTCCGCACCGAGGCCGGCAGCGTGGTCGGTTCGGCGACCGCGGACCTGACCGGCGCCGGCGCCTGGACCGCGGATCTGACCGGCACGGACCTCACCCCCCGCCTGCTCGAAGCCCTGCCGGAGCCGATCCGCCCGCCCGCCGGCGCCCTGTCGGGAGACGGTTCGCTGACGCTCCGCGGCACGCTGGTGGGCACGCTGGAGCCGGGGGACCTCACCGCGGCGGAGCTGACCCTCAGCGGGGAGAACCTGCAGGTGTACGACGTGCCGGTGCTGGAGCTGGCGGGGAACCTGGCCGTGGCGAACGGCGAAGCGACGCTGACGGACGTGCGGGCCGTCACCGACCGCGGCGCCTTCACCGGCAGCGCCGCCGTCGGCCCGAACGGCTGGACCGCCGAGGGCCGGCTGGGCGAGGTGACCGAGGGGATCTTCGACCTGATCCCGGTCTGCGTGCGTCCGCCGGAGTGGCTGATCGCCCGGCAGGGCCGCTTCGCCGCCGCCGGCCGGGCCCGCGGGCCGGCGAATCCGTGGGGGCTCGAACAGGTGCGGGCGGACGTGCGGGGCACGGGCCTGCGGCTGTTCTCCCTGCCGGTGGAAACCCTCTCCGCTGACCTCCGCCTCGCCGAAGACCGCCTGACCGCCGCCGACCTGCGGATCGCCTTCGAGGGCGACGGCGACGGCGAGGCCGCGGCCGACGAGGCGGAAAGACCGTCCGGCGGGACCCTGACGGGCATCGCCGCGGTGGACTTCGACCGCCCCGACCTGCCGCTGACGGCGAACCTGACCCTCGCGGACCTCGACCTCGCCCGCCTGCCGGCGGACCTGCTGCCGCCCGAGTACGGGCTGAACGGCGTCGCCGCGGCGAACGGCCGGATCGACGTGCGGTTCACCCCGCCCCCGGACCCGGACGCCACCGACCCGAACGACCCCTGCGTGCCCCGCCGGAGCGTGCGGCTGGCGGCGGCGGACGGCTCCGTCACGCTGCGGAACCCCACTCTCGCAATGCCCGGCGGCGGGACGATCGCGCTGACGGAAGCCTCCGCGAAGATCGACGTCGCCGACGGCACGCTCCAGTGGCGCGATTTGTTGCTCACCGCCGCCCCGCCCGCCCGTGCCGGAAACGGCGGCGGCAACGCAGCCCGCGGCCGATTGACGGGCGAGGGCGCCCTCGGGCTGACGGCGCCGCGGCCGTTCCGGGCGACGCTGCGGTGGGACGAATGGCCGACCGACACGCTGCTCCCCCCCCTGCTGGGCGCCGCCGGCTTCCCCCCGCCCGCCGAGGTGCCCGGCGCCGACGGGGCCGCCGCCCGCTCCGGCCGTCGCGGCTCGACGCTGGGGCAGATCGCCGCGACCGGCACGCTGGAACCGTTCAATCTGGAAACCGCCGAGGGCGTGCTGCGGGCCAGCGACGTCCGGTTGCCGGCGCTGGCGCCGGGGCTGGAACTGCCCTCGCTGGCCGCGGAGGTCGCCCTCACCCCGGAGCGGCTGACGGTGAGCTCCCTCAGCGCCCGCTTCCTCGCCCCCCCGGACCCCGGGCCGGACGCCGAACCGCGGATCGGCACGCTGTCCGCCTCGGGCTCCCGGTCCCGTCAGGAGCCGCACCCGTTTGCGTTCAAGCTGGACGCCGACGGCGTGCCGCTGGCCGTCCTCGCCCCGGCGCTGACCGCCGTCGGGAACGACAGCTCCGGCGCCAGCGGGGACGGCGGACCGTTGGGCGATCTGGCGACCGGCCCGGGGGCGTTCGCCGGGACCGTCACGCTGAACGCGGACCTGACGGGCTCCGACGACCCCGCCGATCTGCGGGGCGACCTGTCGCTGTCCGGCCACGACGTGACGGCGTTCGGCGTGGGCGTCGACCTGCTGACCCTCGCCGCGGAGGCCGACGAGAACGTCGTCCGGGTGAATCAGCTGGGCGTGGCGTTGGGCGCGGCGGCGGCGTCCGGGCGGGGCGAGCTGCGGACGGACGGCGCCCGCGCCTGGGCCGCCGCCGTGAACGTCACCGGCGCCGACCCCCGCGATCTCGCCCGGCGGCTGGCCCCCGTGCTGCCGCTGGCCGTGCGGGAGTTCGGCCCGGACTCCCCCGACAGCCCCGTCGCCCTGGGCGGCGCGTTGAACTTCAACCTCACCGCGAACGGCAAGCTGGGCGATCCGGCGGCGCCCGCCGACTCCCCCGAGGCCGCCGCCCCCTGGACGGCGGACCTCAATCTGATCGCCGAGCGTCTGGATCTGGAAGTGCCCCCGGACGCGGACTTCCCCGGTCTCGGCCCGGTCGTGTTGAACGACGTGAAGACGACGGCGACCCTCGACCACCCCGCCCGCGGCCGCACCCGGCTGACGGTCGAACGGCTGGCGGCGAGGCTGGCCGACGGCGACCTGCGGGTGACGGCCTCCGTCCCCCTGCCCCGCGAGGAACCCGCCGGGCCTCCCTTGAACAGTGAGCCCTCGGTTCGGGAGCCCTCGGTTCGGGAGCCCTCGGTTCGGGAGCCCTCGGTCGGGGGGCCGGCGGCGGCGCCGGTCGAGACGGAGGAGAACGGGTCCGCGACGCTGGCCTGGGTCGGCGGGGACGTGGGCGCCCTGCTGACGGCGGCCTCCCCGCGGCGGTTCGATCCGGCGGCCGGCGGAACCGAGCCCCCGCTGACCGGCGCCGCCACCGTGCGGGCCGCCGCCGCCTGGCCGGCCGGGCGGCTGTCGCTGAAGTCCGTGGCCCTGAACGGCCGGGTGACCAGCGACCTGCTGACAGTCGTGCGACGCAGCGGCGCCGGGCGGCCGGTGCGGCTGCGGGACGCGATCCTCACCGCGGAACTGGCTGGGGGCGTGGGCAAGGGAGCGGTGGAGGCCCGCGGGTTCGGCGGCGACTTCGGCGCCGCCGCCGCGTTCCGCCCGCTACCCGTTGCCGCGGCGCCCTCCCCCGCGGCCCTCGCCTTCGCTGAGCCCGGCCCCGTCACGCCAATGGCCGCCACCAACCCGGCCGCCGTGCCCACGGTCGCGACGCCCACAGCCGCCGCGAGCGCGGCCGCCGCCGACGCGATCGCCCTGTTTTCAGGCGCCGCGGAGACCGGCGGGGGGGAAACCGGCGACGACGGATTCGGGGCGTGGCCGTTGCGGGTGGTCGCGTCGGCGGGGGTGCAGAACGCGGACCTGCTGGAGCTGGAATCGGTCCTCCGCGGCCGCAGCGGGGCGGCGCCGTCGGTCCGCGGACAGGCCAACCTCTGCCTGCGGTTCGATTCCCACCCCGAAGGCCCGCCGGTGGATCTGGCGGCGCTGCTGCCCGGCGTCGCCCCCCCGCCCGGCTGCGCCGCCCTGCCCACGCGGGCGCCCGCGGAGATCGATTCCCTCCGCCCCGGCCGCCCGGCGCCCCGGCTGACCGGCACGGTGCGGCTGCGGTCGGTCACCTGGGGCGGCGAGCAACTGGTCAACGACGCCATTCTGGCCCTCGACGCCCGCGATCCGACCGACTGGACCGGCGAGCTGCGCAACGGCCGCTACGCCGGCGGAACCTTCCAACTGACCGTCGGCCCCCCGCCCGGCGGCGATTCCACAAACGGCGCGCTGCAGATCGAACTGCTGCTCCGCGACGCCGACGCCGACCGCGCCTTCGCCCCGGTCCCCTGGCTGGGGGAAAACGTGACCGGCCGGCTGGGCATACGGCTGAACGGCCTGCTCGGCGTGAACGCCGTGATGCTGCGGGGGCAGATCGAACTGGACCGCGGGCAGTTCCTCGCCGCGAACGCCCCCGGGCGGCCGGGCAACGACTACCTGTTCGACATCTCCCGTTGGCGCCTGCCCACCGAACTGGTTTACACGCCCGCCGCCGGCTCCGGCCGGGTGCGCATCGGCGGCGCCAGCGCCTCGGTGGGCGGCGGCACGGTGGAGGGCGGCGTGGACGTGCAGTTCGGCCGCAGCCCCGGCGTGGGGCTGGACGTCGATTTGAACCTGCGGGGCGTGGACTCCACGGTCCTCACCCAGGGCGCCGGCGGGAACCTGACCGGCGGCCGCGTCGCCGGCACCGTCACACTGGCCGGCCGGGCCGTGGACGGACTGGAAGACCTGGAGGGCGAGGCCCGGCTGATCCTGGTGAGCCCCTCCCCGCAGGGCTTGCCGGTGCTCAGCGCGCTCCAGCCCTTCCTGAAGTTCCGCGGCCCCGCCACCGCCCGCACCGGGGAGTTGGCCGTGCGGCTGCGGAACTCCGTCGCCCGGATCGAGCGGCTGACGCTCTCCGGCCCCGGCATTCGCCTATACGCCACCGGGACCGCCGCCCTGCCCGCCGGCCGGCTGGACCTGGAAGTCGTCGCCGACACCGGCCCCCGCGACGTGACCGGCGACGTGCTGCTCCGATTGGTGGAGGAAGCCGCCGGCCCCACGCCCGTCGGCTTCGCCCTGCGGGCCAGCCGGATCCTGCGGGACCGCGTGGTGTACCTGCACGTCGGCGGCACGGTCCGCAACCCGCGGGTCCAGGTGCAGACGGGCCGTCAGCTTCAGGACGAGGCGCTCCGCTTCCTGCTGGGCGAACTGTTCATTCCCGGCGGCGGCGCCGGCGCCGCCGGGCCTTGA
- a CDS encoding SDR family NAD(P)-dependent oxidoreductase, whose protein sequence is MAAPENDPTAPKGDRAPTPAATPPAVLFDLTGKRAVVVGGTGVLGGAIAETLAAAGAELIIVGRGEAAGNEVADRIKAAGGSAAVITADATRREDLESLRDQLLADGGPPDVLVNAAGVNAATPFLEISDDEWHKIFRVNLDSVRLACQILGPAMLERGSGSIMNLASMSAEIPLSRVFTYSASKAAVLNLTRNLAREWAPQGVRVNALSPGFFPAEQNRDILSPDRVAAIMNHTPMNRFGEPGELAGAVLLLASDAGRFMTGTNLCVDGGFSAMTI, encoded by the coding sequence ATGGCCGCACCTGAGAACGATCCGACCGCCCCCAAGGGGGACCGCGCTCCCACCCCCGCCGCGACGCCGCCGGCGGTTTTGTTCGACCTGACCGGCAAACGGGCCGTGGTGGTCGGCGGAACCGGCGTGCTGGGCGGGGCGATCGCCGAGACCCTCGCCGCCGCCGGTGCCGAACTGATCATCGTCGGCCGCGGGGAAGCCGCCGGGAACGAAGTCGCCGACCGTATCAAAGCCGCCGGCGGCTCCGCCGCGGTGATCACCGCCGACGCCACCCGCCGGGAGGACCTCGAAAGCCTCCGCGACCAACTGCTCGCCGACGGCGGCCCCCCGGACGTGCTGGTGAACGCCGCCGGGGTCAACGCCGCCACGCCGTTCCTAGAGATCTCCGACGACGAGTGGCACAAAATCTTCCGGGTGAACCTCGATTCGGTCCGGCTGGCCTGCCAGATCCTGGGCCCGGCGATGCTGGAGCGGGGCTCCGGCAGCATCATGAATTTGGCCAGCATGTCCGCGGAGATCCCGCTCTCCCGGGTCTTCACCTACAGCGCCAGCAAGGCGGCGGTGTTGAACCTCACCCGCAACCTCGCGCGGGAGTGGGCGCCGCAGGGCGTGCGGGTGAACGCCCTCTCCCCCGGCTTCTTTCCGGCGGAGCAGAACCGCGACATCCTCTCCCCGGACCGGGTCGCGGCGATCATGAACCACACCCCGATGAACCGCTTCGGCGAGCCCGGCGAACTGGCCGGCGCCGTGCTGCTGCTCGCCTCCGACGCCGGCCGCTTCATGACCGGCACGAACCTCTGCGTCGACGGCGGCTTCAGCGCAATGACGATCTGA
- a CDS encoding non-canonical purine NTP pyrophosphatase: MLILATRNRKKLAEVVDLLARYGVRGEQVKDVSVFDEGEELAQFGPVPEVVEDGETFAANAALKAMQTAAFLAGQGFDAFVLGEDSGLCVDALKGAPGVYSARYAGSHGDDEANNDKLLRELDGVPPERRGAGYVSSVAVANPAGELVLTAEDACRGRIATERRGTGGFGYDPLFEIRELHCTFGELPPAVKRALSHRGRTLRSLGPRLAGLLRSSS, translated from the coding sequence ATGCTCATCCTCGCCACCCGCAACCGCAAAAAGCTCGCGGAGGTCGTCGACCTGCTCGCCCGCTACGGGGTCCGCGGCGAACAGGTGAAAGACGTGTCCGTCTTTGACGAGGGCGAAGAACTGGCCCAGTTCGGCCCGGTTCCGGAGGTGGTCGAGGACGGCGAGACCTTCGCCGCCAACGCCGCCCTCAAGGCGATGCAGACGGCCGCATTCCTCGCCGGGCAAGGGTTCGACGCGTTCGTGCTGGGCGAGGACAGCGGCTTGTGCGTGGACGCGTTGAAGGGGGCGCCGGGCGTCTACAGCGCCCGCTACGCCGGCTCCCACGGCGACGACGAGGCGAACAACGACAAATTATTGCGAGAACTGGACGGCGTCCCGCCGGAGAGACGCGGCGCCGGCTATGTGAGCAGCGTCGCGGTCGCCAATCCGGCCGGCGAACTCGTGCTGACCGCGGAGGACGCCTGCCGCGGCCGCATCGCGACGGAGCGCCGGGGGACCGGCGGGTTCGGCTACGATCCGCTGTTCGAGATCCGCGAACTGCACTGCACCTTCGGCGAACTCCCCCCCGCCGTGAAGCGGGCCCTCTCCCACCGCGGCCGGACGTTGCGCTCCCTCGGCCCCCGCCTCGCCGGCCTGCTGCGGTCCTCTTCATAA
- a CDS encoding ExbD/TolR family protein, with the protein MKFRGGSKVEKIAPQMAPMIDVVFQLLIFFMLTLKIVAPEGEFGINMPLGAGGNPTDSLLPEINVRVLATPAGELGSLQLNGVNLGNDDAAFAELTSKIRAIAGDPSDATPNEDLSVTIDPDYDLNYRWFIKTVGSVSGDKLPDGTTVPLVGNIKFAQARDPR; encoded by the coding sequence ATGAAGTTCCGCGGCGGCTCCAAAGTCGAAAAGATCGCGCCGCAGATGGCGCCGATGATCGACGTCGTGTTCCAGCTCCTGATCTTCTTTATGCTGACATTGAAGATCGTCGCCCCGGAGGGCGAGTTCGGCATTAACATGCCGCTGGGCGCCGGGGGGAACCCCACGGATTCGCTGCTTCCGGAGATCAACGTCCGCGTGCTGGCCACGCCGGCCGGGGAACTGGGCTCGTTGCAGCTCAACGGGGTCAACCTCGGCAACGACGACGCGGCGTTCGCCGAATTGACGAGCAAGATCCGCGCGATCGCCGGCGACCCCAGCGACGCGACGCCCAACGAGGATCTGTCCGTCACGATCGACCCGGACTACGATCTGAACTATCGCTGGTTCATTAAGACGGTGGGCTCCGTCAGCGGCGACAAACTGCCGGACGGCACGACGGTGCCGCTGGTCGGCAACATCAAGTTCGCCCAAGCCCGCGACCCGCGGTGA
- a CDS encoding ExbD/TolR family protein, producing the protein MRVKEREPNVAEVDMTPMIDIVFQLIAFFMVITNFENTRADERVKLPIDAIARPTEAPREKDIVLNVGFNRLADGTIDPASPDALLFDTAEGGAGVPIPQSDTILAREARGFTDEGTKLEDVTVVIRADAEVPSGQIQNLITKAQGQQFTMFAVKAQQEEQ; encoded by the coding sequence ATGCGCGTCAAAGAGCGGGAACCGAACGTCGCGGAGGTCGATATGACCCCGATGATCGACATCGTGTTCCAGTTAATTGCCTTCTTTATGGTGATTACGAACTTCGAAAACACCCGCGCCGACGAGCGTGTCAAGCTGCCGATCGACGCCATCGCCCGGCCCACGGAGGCCCCGCGGGAGAAGGACATCGTGCTGAACGTCGGCTTTAACCGCCTCGCCGACGGGACGATCGACCCGGCCTCGCCCGACGCCCTGCTGTTCGACACCGCCGAGGGCGGGGCGGGCGTGCCGATCCCGCAGTCCGATACGATCCTCGCCCGGGAGGCCCGCGGTTTCACGGACGAGGGCACGAAGCTGGAGGACGTGACCGTGGTCATCCGGGCCGACGCGGAGGTGCCCAGCGGGCAGATCCAGAACCTGATCACCAAGGCGCAGGGCCAGCAATTCACGATGTTCGCGGTCAAGGCCCAGCAGGAAGAACAGTGA
- a CDS encoding MotA/TolQ/ExbB proton channel family protein: MSRRFASALLLGLFLLTPAASFAQDDAAPAADAPAAGATAAAPESQNFLVWMLEANGWLFGLIFLALSFVTVALITLNVLKVRRQNFLPDGFVEDFEAELAAKNYQGAYELAREDESVVARVLAAGLGRLNRGYPEAVEAMQEVGEDENMTYEHGLSYLALVGAIAPMLGLLGTVTGMISSFQTIAQSTTAPKPAELAQGISQALFTTLEGLAIAIPAMVAYSLLRNRVARYILEVGIVSEGLMQRFSALGKAKKDA; encoded by the coding sequence ATGTCCCGCCGCTTCGCGTCCGCCCTGTTGTTGGGCCTGTTCCTGCTGACCCCCGCGGCGAGCTTCGCCCAGGACGACGCCGCCCCCGCCGCGGACGCCCCCGCCGCCGGCGCCACCGCCGCGGCGCCGGAGAGCCAGAACTTTCTGGTCTGGATGCTGGAGGCGAACGGCTGGCTGTTCGGCCTCATCTTCCTGGCCCTCTCCTTCGTGACGGTGGCGTTGATCACGCTGAACGTCCTCAAGGTGCGGCGGCAGAACTTCCTGCCGGACGGTTTCGTCGAGGACTTCGAGGCCGAACTGGCCGCGAAGAACTATCAGGGCGCCTACGAACTGGCCCGTGAGGACGAATCCGTCGTCGCCCGCGTGCTCGCCGCCGGGCTGGGCCGTCTGAACCGCGGCTACCCGGAGGCCGTCGAGGCGATGCAGGAGGTCGGCGAGGACGAGAACATGACCTACGAGCACGGCCTGAGCTACTTGGCGCTGGTCGGCGCCATCGCCCCGATGCTCGGCCTGCTGGGCACGGTCACCGGGATGATTTCCTCCTTCCAGACCATCGCCCAGAGCACCACCGCCCCCAAGCCCGCCGAGCTGGCCCAGGGTATTTCGCAGGCGCTCTTCACCACGCTGGAAGGGCTGGCGATCGCCATCCCCGCGATGGTCGCCTACAGCCTGCTGCGGAACCGCGTGGCCCGGTATATTCTGGAAGTCGGCATCGTCAGCGAGGGCCTGATGCAGCGGTTCAGCGCCCTGGGCAAAGCCAAGAAGGACGCCTGA
- a CDS encoding tetratricopeptide repeat protein, with protein sequence MIALPHPAARRSRLAAPRFAAFWGAAAFALVVAPASADSVTPRGKPTIPGTITAGDRAGLTIKPATDPAETVPAAEITEVSWDGEPATMGAARGREGRGDLVGALTVYREAAPEMSKIGPLARADGQFLVARALGKLALNDPARRAEAVAALQQFVKDNPDHFRTDAALRMLVEVQTAANDLEAAAATLEQLKQSPSQEFKTAASVAEGQLALKRNEADAALSAFDSVLQSAEGRAAAEAKIGRAAALTRLNRHDEALTVLDGVLDESAAGDAELRAAAHVGRGESLQATGQTKPAILEYLKVDVLYPGASAAHAESLYHLSRLWPTVGFPERAGEAATKLNANYPNSDWAAKLSAG encoded by the coding sequence ATGATCGCTCTCCCGCATCCCGCCGCCCGCCGTTCCCGGCTCGCCGCGCCCCGGTTCGCCGCGTTTTGGGGCGCGGCCGCGTTCGCCCTCGTCGTCGCGCCGGCGTCGGCGGACTCCGTGACCCCCCGCGGCAAGCCGACGATCCCCGGAACGATCACCGCCGGCGACCGGGCCGGGCTGACGATCAAGCCCGCCACCGACCCGGCGGAGACGGTGCCGGCGGCGGAGATCACGGAGGTCAGTTGGGACGGCGAACCGGCGACGATGGGCGCCGCCCGCGGCCGCGAAGGGCGCGGCGACCTGGTGGGGGCGCTGACCGTCTACCGCGAGGCGGCCCCGGAGATGTCCAAGATCGGCCCCCTGGCCCGGGCCGACGGGCAGTTCCTCGTGGCCCGGGCGCTGGGCAAGCTGGCCTTGAACGACCCCGCCCGCCGGGCGGAGGCCGTCGCGGCGCTGCAACAGTTCGTCAAGGACAACCCGGACCACTTCCGCACCGACGCGGCCCTGCGGATGCTGGTCGAGGTGCAGACCGCCGCCAACGACCTGGAGGCCGCCGCCGCCACGCTGGAACAGCTCAAACAGAGCCCCTCGCAGGAGTTCAAAACGGCCGCGTCAGTCGCCGAAGGGCAGTTGGCACTGAAGCGGAACGAGGCGGACGCCGCCCTGAGCGCGTTCGACTCCGTGCTGCAGAGCGCCGAGGGCCGGGCCGCGGCGGAGGCGAAGATCGGCCGGGCCGCGGCGCTGACGCGGCTGAACCGGCACGACGAGGCACTGACGGTGTTGGACGGCGTGCTGGACGAATCCGCCGCCGGCGACGCCGAACTGCGGGCCGCCGCCCACGTCGGCCGCGGCGAAAGCCTGCAGGCGACCGGACAAACGAAACCCGCGATCCTCGAATACCTCAAAGTGGACGTGCTCTACCCGGGGGCCAGCGCCGCCCATGCGGAGAGCCTGTACCATTTGTCCCGGCTGTGGCCGACCGTCGGCTTCCCGGAGCGTGCCGGCGAAGCCGCCACCAAGTTGAACGCCAACTACCCGAACAGTGATTGGGCGGCGAAGCTGTCCGCCGGCTGA